The genomic stretch AGGCCAAGTATTGTAACAAAAATTCCCCCCTTGCGGCCTCACCATCGTGGAGAAACAGCCCGACGTGGAAAAGACTTTCGAAAGTGAGAAACCAAGCAAATCCTTATATTAGATGGGTGATCGGACAGGGAGGAgtctacttttgggacgacatTTGGATTGGCACTTCTGCCGTAAGAGAGCTTTGCCTTGATGAGAGGGGTGCCCCATCTACCACGGTCTCGGACTTCATTAGAAATGGGGCTTGGGATGAGGCCAAGCTGCAACAACTCCACGACCAGACACGACTGCCGCATGTAATAATTTCACATATCCTCGACACTCCAATCTTTTCGGGAGAGCCGGACATCCCAAGATGGACCCTATCTCGACTCGGGGAATTCTCGCTAGCAACAACTTGGGAGACTATTCGCACACATAGACCGAGAATCCAGGGGCTCGAAGACATCTGGAGGGCTGGCCTTACTAATTCTATTGCAATCTTTAATTGGCGTCTTTTGTCGAACCGAATCCCGGTTGACTCCAAGCTCCAGTGGAGGAAAATCGAGTTGGCatcaaaatgccaatgctgcccacggaGGCCTAATTCCGAGTCTCTCCAACACCTTTTCGTCCGAGGCTGGGGAGCAACGTGTGTTTGGAGAGAGTTCGACGGATGGTTTGAGG from Salvia splendens isolate huo1 chromosome 4, SspV2, whole genome shotgun sequence encodes the following:
- the LOC121800868 gene encoding uncharacterized protein LOC121800868 gives rise to the protein MKAKYCNKNSPLAASPSWRNSPTWKRLSKVRNQANPYIRWVIGQGGVYFWDDIWIGTSAVRELCLDERGAPSTTVSDFIRNGAWDEAKLQQLHDQTRLPHVIISHILDTPIFSGEPDIPRWTLSRLGEFSLATTWETIRTHRPRIQGLEDIWRAGLTNSIAIFNWRLLSNRIPVDSKLQWRKIELASKCQCCPRRPNSESLQHLFVRGWGATCVWREFDGWFEGSVPSLWINDPIPDRIVAWSLRIQQQDRKHLCRIMPYFILWFIWAERNRSRHEQVQFKPFNVVCQVQMFLHNNMANGHIKPKQWRGVKLRMSIPNQLETRGPRPIVMPIKWQPPDRPWIKLNTDGAYMVATDKGGGCRSGLSGKMLVTFATPLDAHSVREAELLALHHGLVVAKEYNQPIWIELDAEQAIKLLNGNTWGPVHVC